The Hornefia porci genome contains the following window.
CCGCGCAGCGTTATACAGAGGCGAGGATGAGCCCCTTCTCCCTGCAGATGCTCAGGGATATCGACAAGGATACAGTCGATTTCATTCCGAACTTCGACGGTGAAGAAAAAGAGCCGGTGGTTCTTCCCAGCCGTTATCCGAACCTCCTTGTAAACGGATCCAACGGAATCGCCGTCGGAATGGCGACTTCGATTCCGCCTCATAATCTCGGCGAGGTCATCGATGCGACAGTGAAGATTATCGATGATCCGGAGGTCAGCATCGACGAGCTGATGAAAATCGTCAAGGGGCCGGACTTCCCGACGGGAGCTCAGATTCTCGGAAAGAGCGGAATCCGGGACGCGTACAGAACCGGACAGGGAAAAATCAAAGTCCGTGCCATCTGTGAAATTGAAGAGACGAACCGGGGAAAATCTCAGATTATCGTTTCGGAAATTCCTTACGCGGTAAATAAGGCGAGACTGATTGAAAAAATCGCGGAGCTGATAAAGCTCAAAAAAATCGACGGAATTTCCGATATCCGGGATGAATCCAGCCGTGAGGGAATGCGCATAGTCATTGAGCTGAAGCGGGACGCTAACCCTCAGATCACGCTGAATCAGCTGTATAAGCATACACAGCTTCAGGATAATTTCAGCTGTATCATGATTGCATTGGTGGATGGTCAGCCTAAACTTCTGAATCTCTATCAGATTCTGGATGAATATATTAAATTCCAGAAGGAGGTTGTGACCAGAAGAACCCGGTTCGACCTGGCCAAGGCGGAGGCGAGGGCCCATATTCTGGAAGGTCTGCGCATCGCTCTCGACAATATCGACGAAATCATCAAAATTATCCGCAGCGCATATAATGACGCAAAGGAGAAACTGATGGAGCGTTTCGGACTCTCCGAAATCCAGGCGCAGGCGATTCTCGATATGAGACTCGCCAGACTGCAGGGACTGGAACGCGAGAAAATCGAAAAGGAATACGAGGAGCTGATGGACCGCATCGCATACTATAAGGCGGTTCTTTCCGATGAAGGAATGCTGATGGGAGTCATCAAGGCTGAACTTCTTGAAATCAAAGACAAATGGAACGATAAGAGAAGAACCAGACTGGCTCCCGACGCCTCAGAATTCGAAGACGAGGATCTTATCGAGGAGGAGCAGGTCGCCGTTACGCTGACTCATCTCGGGTACATCAAGAGAGTGCCGGCGGACACCTACAAGGCGCAGCGCCGCGGCGGCAAGGGCATAATGGGAATCACCACGCGGGACAATGATTTTGTAAAAGACTTAATCATGACCTCCACTCACGATCAGCTGATGTTCTTCACCAACACAGGAAAAGCGCACAGAATGAAGGCTTTCCAGATTCCGGAAGCTTCCAGAACTGCCAAAGGCACGCCGGCAGTCAATTTCCTGAGTCTGATGCAGCGCGAGAGGATTACCTCCATCATTCCGGTAAAGAATTTCGAGGAAGAGAAATATCTTGTGGCTGTCACAAAGTTCGGTACTATCAAGAAAACAGCCATTTCGGAGTATAATACGAACCGTAGCAGCGGCATCATCGCCATCAAGCTGAAGGACGGCGATCAGCTGATCGATATCAAGCAGACGACAGGAAAAGACAATATTATCATCGTCACCCGGAAGGGTAAATGCATCTGCTTCTCCGAGGACGACGTGCGGCCGATGGGGCGCATCGCCGGCGGAGTGCGGGCTATCAAGCTGGAGAAGGACGACGAGGTGGTGTCCATGTCGCTGGTTCAGCCGGGGCAGGAGCTTCTGGTAGTCACGGAGAACGGCTACGGAAAACGGACGCCGGTGAAGGAATACAAAATTCAGGTCAGGGGAGGCAAGGGTCTTCTGACCTACGATAAGAGCAAATTCTCCAAGACCGGTTCACTGATCGGCGCTATGGTTGTCGATGAGGACGACGAGGTTCTTCTGATTAACTCCGATGGAATCATCATCCGCATACGTGCGGAAGAGGTTTCCGAGCTGGGAAGAGCGACCCAGGGAGTCAAGATCATGAAGGTCGAGGACGGAACCAGGATCGTCGCGATGGCGAAGGCGATCCGGGAAGAGGACGCGGAGAAACAGGCGGAGAAATCAGACGCCGGAGAACAGATAAAGATTTAATCCCGGAAAACAGGGTATAAAGGTTCTGAGCGAAAACATCGCTCAGAATTTTTATATCATGGCGCTTGCATCTTAGGAAAAGGTATATTAAGATGGTGATATAAGCCAGAAGGAGTCAAGGATGGATAATATCAAATTTATTATTCCCGGAAAGCCGGAGTACCTTACAATGGTGCGGCTCGCGATCAGTTCCATTGCCACGACGGCAGGGTTCGATCTGGAGGCGGTCGAGGACATGAAGACGGCGGTCAGTGAAGCGTGCAAGAACATTTCCTGTCACGGATACAGTGGATTTGCGGATAAATATGATGTAGAATGTAACGTGGAACAGGGAATGATCGAGATTACAGTAAGAGACGACTGTGATTCTCATTCCATCGCCAAGACGCATAAGCCGTGCGAGATGTGCCCCAGCGAGGGCGACCTCGGCATTTATGTGATTGAATCGCTGATGAACAAAGTAGAGTTTGGCAGGGGAGAGGATGAACGCAAGTTTATCAGAATGGTGAAGAAGGTATGACGGACAGGGATCAGTTTATCGAATATAAGAAGCATCCTACAATTGAATTAAGAAATAAAATCGTGGAGGATCATCTTTACATGGTAGATATTCTGATCCGCAAGTACCTGAACAAGGGCGTCGAGTATGACGATCTTTATCAGGTGGGCGCGCTGGCGCTGGTGCAGGCTGTAGAGCGTTTTGATCCGGATAAGGGTTATGAATTCAGCTCCTTCGCCACGCCGACAATTCTCGGGGAAATCAAGAAATATTTCCGGGACAAGCAGTGGAGTCTGAAGGTTCCCCGCCGCCTGAAGGAAATTTCGACCAAGGTTCAGGAGGTCAGAGACGATCTCTATCTGAAATATCACCGCAATCCCACAGCGGCGGAAATCGCGGAGGCTACCGGTTTTACCGAGGAGCAGATTATTGAAGCGATGGAAAGCTCGCAGGCGTACGGAACCTATTCGCTGGACAAGACATTTGACGATGCCGGAGAGGATGGGGAGAGTTCTTTCCTGGAGAGATACACAGGCTTTGACGACAAAGGCTTCGAGCGGGTGGAAACCGCGGAGATTATCAACAAGGTCATGAACGAGCTCAGCGATCAGAACCGGTATATTTTCCGGGAACGCTTTATTTACAACCGATCCCAGGCAGATATCGCCAAAACGCTCGGCGTCAGTCAGATGACGATTTCCCGTGCGGAACGCAATATCATCCGCCAGTTCCGGGACGAGCTCCACAGATCCTCATAAAAAGAATCGCCGAACCGCAGAGGAAGCGCGGACAGCGATTTTTTATTTTCTGATTCCTCTATTTGATGGATTTTATTTTCAGATCTCCCAGCCGGTCTGCGACTTTTCCTGTCTTGTTGGCCAGTGAGTTCAGATCGCGGCAGAATTCCCGGGAGGAAATGATGTCGCGGATGGAATCCTCGCCTTCGATTTCCCGGATGTTTTCCCAGAACAGCCGTTTAACCTTATTCTCATTCTTTTTTATCCGTATCATCCCCTTCCAGAACCGGTCGTCGTCGCTGCTGATCCAGGCGCGCACAGATTCCTCCAGAATATGAATGGAATCCCGGTTGATTTCAGCCATCTCAATATTCTTGGGGGTCGGCCGGTAATCGAAAAACTGAATGAAATCCTTCAGATCCTTGATTTCGTCTGTCAGGTCGTCGATGACCCGGGAAAGATTGAACAGATAGTGACGCGAGACCGGAGTGATAAAGGAGTTTTCCACATAATAGATAAGAGTTTCCCGTTTCCGGTCCGCAGTCTTCTCCGCTTCCTCGATACGGTCGGCAGTGTCAGGATCCAGCGTGTGCATGAACTGCACGAAAAGGTCGGCGCTCAGACTGCCCTGCGCGCACTGTCCCTTCAGCAGATCGTATACCTCAGTGTCCGAGCTGCTCCTGAAAAAACTCTTTTTCTTTATTTTCTCTGTCATGAACAAAACCTCCGGTTTCTGTGTTTTTCTGCGCTCCGTTTCGGTGAAGGTGCAGGTTATACGGGAATCAGTATCATCAGACGGATTACAGCCGCGCCGGTCAGTCCTGCCGCCGGAAGAGTCAGGAGCCATGCCAGTAGGATTTTGTACAGGATCTCCCAGTTCACCGACCGGGGACGGTCTTCGGTTCCGACGCCCATGACGGATCCGGTGATGACCTGCGTGGAACTGACGGGAAGTCCCGTTGCGTTGGCGATTTCCACCACGAGGATGGAGGAGAGCTGGGATACAAAGGCCCGGTCTGTGTTGACTTTCACGATGTCGCGCCCGACGGTGCGCATCATGTTGAAGCCGCCTGTCATGGCGCCGACGGCCAGTGCCAGACCGCAGAGGGCTGTAATCCCCGGCACCGGAAGATGAAGCGGCGTCAGTGTGTCCGACGGAGAGCCGCCGCCTGCGGCCAGAGCACCGAGGCAGATCACGCCGGCAACCTTTTGTGCCTCATTGCTTCCATACGATAAAGCCAGCAGAGCCGTGCTCACAATGTCCAGCGCGCGCACTCTCCGTGTCCAGACGATCGTTCCCCGCCGCAGGATGCGATTCTGAAGCTTCAGCAGCAGAAATCCCAGTGCGAAGCCTGCCAGAGGCGAGAGAATCATAGCGGCGACGACCCGCAGCATCACGCTGCTCCATATGACTGAATCCGCGCCGCAGATTGCCATGGAGCAGCCGATCATGGAGCCGATAAGCGAATGGGAAGCGCTGGAAGGAAGCCGTCCTGCCCAGGTAATCAGATTCCATACCATGCTTCCGAGGAAGGCGGACACGGCGAAGAGTGCAGCCTGTGTTCCACCGCCGGCAAGGATGTCACCGCTGTTCACAATTCCGTTTACCATGGTGCTCTGAACCGCGTTTCCGAGCAGGACGGATCCCAGCAGGCAGGCGAGACCGGCCAGCAGAATCGCGGAGCGGGGTTTCATGATCCGGGAGGTGACGGTGGTGGCGACGATGGTGCCTCCGTCGTGCATGCCGTTTACGTATGCAGTTGTAAGTCCGATGATAACCGTCATTACTAACATAATGATATATTACCACAGAAATCGGAAAACTGCGCGGTGTTTTCAGACCCGGGCGGACGCTGCGGCGCACAGTCCGTCGGCAGGGTGTCCCGGCAGAACACTCCGGCAGAAAAGGTCCGGCGGCGGATATGCATTGCGTAAACAGCCGGAGAGAAGGGTTGATGCAGAAAATATGGGTATAATATATCTATCCGCAGGTCGGTGGCGTCAGAGAGGCACTGTCCGGCAGAGCGCGGGTGAGGGGAAGAACGGAGCATAATCAAAGGACTCCGGTAAAGACAGTCTGCAAATATATTGCAGCAGAGAGGAAAAAATATGAAGCTGGAATTGTATAAATTTGAAGGATGCCCTTTTTGTATGAGGGTGATGAATGAAATCCGGGAGGAAGGAAGAAATGATGTGGAGCTCCACGATATCCATCAGAATGAGGTGGACCGGCAGCGTCTGATTCGCGACGGAGGCGTGGAGCAGGTTCCCTGTCTGTTCATCGACGGCAGGCCTCTGTACGAAAGTGCGGATATCATTGAATGGCTGCGGGCCAATCCCGCTTCTGCCGCTTCCCGCGGATAAGAGAGGAAAATCAGATTGGAGGCGGCGCAGAAAGCGTCGGACAGAAGCAAAAAAGCCGGTTCCCGTACTGCCCGGGGGCCGGCCGATGTTCAGCGTTTTTTTGACGCTGTTTTTTTCTTTTTGGTTTTCTTCCGCGACGTGCTGATGTTGTACTTCAGACGGACGCCCTGCAGCATGGCGATCACACTGAATATGGCGGCGATCAGCATCAGTGCCAGCCAGATTCTGTTATAGAATGTAAAGTCGTGGATTTTGTTATTCTCGTCCACATAGAACCGGATATGCTGAGTGATGGTATAAAGTCCCCAGTAGACGAAGGTGAATATGTTGCAGATCATGACTCCCTGAGAGCCGGAGATATACCGTTCCGACTGAATGCGGAAGTTTACGCCGCCCTCCTCGACTGTCTTCGGGTCAAGCGCTCTCATGTTGAGAAGGCAGATGAACGCGTAGGCGCAGCCTATCGCCGCGGAAAAGATAATGACATCCAGCCCGTAAAGGCTGTTCTTTTCCACGCCTTCCGCGGAGACCATGGGTCCCGTGAAGAAATTGACGAAAAAGAAAAATGCAATGACCAGAGCTCCGCTGATTCCGGTGGCCGCCAGTCCGATTTCATATTTTTTCAAAAGTTCTTTTCTCTGTTCCATAATCTGATTCCTCATATTCCGATTGATGCTGATAATTTTATGACTGTCTGATCTCGTCGATTCCGATATTCGCCAGCTCGTCCGCCCGGTTGTTCATTTCCGTGATATATAGGAAATCCTCGAAGCTGAAGCCGGTGCCGTTCCAACGGACGAATTTCTCGTATAGCCTGTCCATGTTGGTGGAGGGGTGATCGGGATTCACGTGCCCCTTGACCCGGTAGAAGCTTACGTCATGTCTGCGCACCAGCGCCAGAAGCGTCTGCCAGAGCTCCTGATTCTCGACAGGCTTTTTCTGGGAAGTTTTCCAGCCGTTCTTCTCCCAGTTCACGTACCATTTTTTCCGGAAGCAGTCCGCCACATAGGAGCTGTCTGTGAAGACCCGAACGGTCAGACCTTCCCGATTCAGCGCCGAAAAGGCGGAAATCACTGCCGTCAGTTCCATTCGGTTATTGGTGGTGTCCGCTTCACTGCCGTGAAGTTCTTTTCTGTGCTCTCCGAATTCCAGAACAGCGCCCCATCCTCCCAGATTCTTTTCGTTCTGGTTGCCGGCGCATCCCCCGTCGGAGTAAATGTTCAGTATCTGTGCCATAAATCTGTTACCTCGGTACTATTATGCCTTATTTTCCGGGAAACGTAAAGAGAATAACATCATCTTGCCATTTCTCGGTTTCGTGATATAATCTTATCAACTGAAACGACAATAAGACTGAGCAAGAAGGGAAATGAATGGGATTATCGTTCTGTTCTTTTGCCAGCGGCAGTTCGGGCAACTGTTATCTGGTGGAAAGTGAGAATACAGTAATATTAATTGATGTAGGGATCACGGGCAAGCGGATTCTGGCCGGGCTTGAGGAAAACGGTCTGGAGGCGGGAGACGTGGATGCAATCCTTCTGACGCATGAACACATCGACCACGTGCGGAGTATCCGGATGATCGGCCGCAAGGCAGGTCACGCGGAGGTTTACGCTTCCGAGGGAACGTTCGCGGGAATTGAGGAGAAGCTTCTGCCCAGGGGGCGCTGGAGTCCCGTTCCCGACGAGGAATTCGCCATCGGAGACATCGCGGTCAGAGCCTTCAGCCTTTCCCACGATGCAATTGAACCCACGGGATATACACTGCGGAGCGGCGGAAGGCAGGTGACGGTCGTTACGGACACCGGCGTCGTCACGGAAGAGATTTTCGAACAGATGAAGACTGCAGATCTTCTGGTGCTGGAGGCCAACCACGAGGTGAATATCCTGCGGATGGGATCCTACCCATATCCGCTGCAGCAGCGGATTCTGGGAGATGAGGGGCACCTCTCCAACGAGACGGCGGGCCGGGTTTTGTGCTCGCTCCTGGATCAGATGCATGGGGAAAGGATCCCCCGGGTCCTGCTGGCGCATCTTTCTCATGAGAACAACACTCCGCAGCAGGCGTATCTGACGGTGAAAAACATACTGTTCGAGAGGGATTACTTTGTTGACCGGGATGTGAAGCTGGCTGTGATCCGCCGGGATGAAACAAGTCCCCTGCTGGAGGTATAGAAAATGAATATAACGGTGATATGCATCGGCAGGCTGAAGGAAAGATACTGGCGGGAGGCCGTCGGCGAATACAGCAAGCGGCTGGGAAGCTACTGCGGTCTGCGGATTCTGGAGCTTAAGGAGGCGAGGCTGCCTGCCGGCGCAGGATCCGCGGAGGAAGAGGCTGTGAAGACTGCGGAGGGCGAGGAGATCCTCTCCCGGGTGAACAAAGATATGTTCGTCGTGTCTCTGGAGATCCGGGGCAGACGGATGAGCTCGGAAGCGCTGGCGGAAAAGCTTCAAAGTCTGGCACTGGAGGGACGCAGCGAAATTGCCTTTGTTATAGGAGGAAGCCTTGGACTGTCTGAAGCGGTGAGCCGGAGAGCGGACCTGAAGCTGTCCTTCTCTGATATGACCTTTCCGCATCAGATGATGCGCGTGATCCTGCTGGAGCAGATTTACCGATCCTTCCGGATTATCCGCGGTGAGCCCTATCACAAATGAAACCGGACCGGCGGAAAGCAGAGAAGGAAAAAAAAATGAAAAATACCTATAGAAAACAATGGAAATCGATAAAAGATCAATACTTGATTTTTTATCGATTTCGGAATATATTTATGTGATAAAGTTATGAACATGACGCAATTCAGGACAATAGAGAAAAAAGTATGCATAACCTGCGTGCTGTTCAGTATGATATGCGCGATCACCTTTTCTTTGGTGAAAGGGATCAGCAGCGCATTCTTCATCGGAATCGCGCTGGGAACCGTGCTGATGCTGCTGAATTTTCATCTTCTGGGAATTGTGGTCAGCAGATACTTTGACAGATCGGGGATGGGAATTCCCGTTATGTTATATGTGCTTCGGCTGCTCATTTACGCTGCGGGCGCTGTGTTCTGCTTCCGGGTGGGGATGACCTGCCTGCTGGCGTATGCGCTGGGCGTTCTGGGGCTTGTCGCGGGAGCACTGTTAAATTTTGGTAAAGGAGGAGGTAAGGATCAATGATTCAATTCAGTGAATTGGGTCCAAGGATCATCCTGTATTTCGGAAGCGGCGATAAGGTTTTCCTGACGGAAAGCACCTGCTTCGAGATCATCCTCGCCGTGATTCTGGCTGTCGTCGGAATCTGGCTGGGAAGCGGTCTGGAGAAGGTGCCCAAAGGGAAGCAGATCGTTGCGGAAGTCCTGGTCGGCTGGGTATACAATTTCGCTCAGCAGAATCTGGGAAAAGTCCGGGGTGAGAAATTCGCGCCCTATCTGGGATCACTGATCGTATGGCTTGTGTTCGCCAACAGTCTCGGACTTATCGGACTTAGGCCGATTACGGCGGATCTCAATGTGACGGCGGCGCTGGCAGTGATGTCATTCGTCCTGATCCAGGGATTTGCGATTAAGGAACTGGGCGTCAGGGGAAGAATCGACGAGCTGGGGGATCCCTACTATGCGATTCTGCCGATGAATGTGATCAGCGAACTGATTCTGCCGGTTACACTGGCTCTTCGACTGTTCGGAAACATCTTCGGCGGTATGGTGGTCGTCGATCTGTGGATGCACCTGATGGAATTCCTGAGCTACAAATTCTGTGCGGTTCCGATTCTGCGGTGCGTCACGGTTATTCCGCTGAATCTGTTCTTTGATATGTTTGAGCCTGTAATTCAGGCATACATATTCACCATTCTGACTGCGGTCAATCTGGAGGAAGGTATGTCCGGCATGCGGGAGGACACAGCAGAGAAGAGACGACTGAAGAGAGAGAAGAAGAAACAGAAGCTTATCAGAGAAGCCTGATGAAAAGGACTCAGGCAGACAAAACAACAGTATTTTAGGGAGGTAAAGAAAATGGGACTTATTGCAATCGGAGCAGGACTTGCTATGGGACTGGCGGCACTCGGCGTAGGCATCGGCCAGGGAATTCTGGCGAACGGAGCGATGCACGGAATGTCCAGGCAGCCGGAGATCGCCGGTAAAATCACCGGAAACATGATTCTGGCTATGGCGATCATGGAGACCGCGCTTGTTCTGTCCTTCGTTATCGCGATCATGCTTTACAGTAAGCTTTAATCAGGGGGAGAAATACAGAGAAAGGGGGAATAAAACATGCACGGGTATCAGGCGTTGTTTAATCTGAACTGGAACTTTCTGTTCTCGATCATAACGTTTATTGTTTTATTCTTGATCTTGAAGCATTTCTTCTTTGAAAAGGTCCATGACTTTATGATGAAGCGTCAGCAGGAGGTGGAGGATTCCCTGAATAACGCGGCGGAAACCAGCCGCATTGCCGACGCGAAGCTCGCCGACTACGAGGAGCGTATCGCCGGCGTGGAAACAGAGAGTCGCGCGATTATCAAGAAAGCCAGAGACGAAGCGAAGATCCAGGCGGACAGCATCATCGACGCCGCCAATGAGAAGGCCAAGGCCGCGATTACACGTTCCCAGGAGGAGATCCGGCGGGAGAAATTCAACGCCCGCAAGGAGCTTAAGGAAGAGGTGGGATCGCTGGCTGTTCTCGCCGCGGAGAAAATCATGGAACGGGAAATCGATGCGGACAGGCAGAAGGATATCGTTGACCGGATCATCGAGGAAGCTGAGGAGAAGACATGGAAATAGAAGTCGCAATGGTCTACGCCGAAGCGCTTTACGGTGCGGCGAAGGATCTCGGAGAGGTAGAAGAGATCCGGGACGAGATCACGCAGATCGACCAGATCCTCCGGAAAAGCAGAGACTTCTCGGAGCTTTTTCTGAATCCGGCAATTTCGGCTGCCGAAAAGAAGAACATACTGAAGAATGTGTTCGAAGGCCGCGTGCAGAAAGAGGTCCTGAATTTTATGTACATTCTGGTGGACAAAGGCAGGACGACAGGCTTCCATGAGATGGTCCGCCAGTACTGCAGACTGATGGACGATGCGGAAGGAATCAGTGAAGGCGTAATCTATTCCGCTTATCCTGTGACGGATGAGCAGCTTCAGAAATTTGAAGCGGAGACCAGCCGGTTGTTCCGCAGAAAGGTCCGTCTGCAAAACAGGGTGGACAAAAGTCTTCTGGGAGGCGTCCGGCTGTTTGTCGACGGGAAAATGATCGACGCGTCCGCGCAGCATAAGCTGGAACAGATGGCAAATAAGATCAGAGTATACTAAGGAGAATTTTCAATGAATTTAAAACCGGATGAAATAAGCGGTTTGATCAAAGACCAGATCAAGAATTACAGAAATGAAATGGAAATCTCCGATTTCGGCACTGTCATGCAGGTGGGCGACGGAATCGCCCGGGTCTACGGACTCAGCCACTGCATGTCCGGAGAGCTGCTGGAATTTCCGAATAATGTTTACGGAATGGCACTGAACCTGGAGGAGGACAACGTGGGCGTCGTCATCCTGGGTCCATACAGGGAAATCGGAGAAGGAGATATTGTAAAGCCGACCGGCCGGGTCGTTGAGGTTCCGGTGGGTGAGAATATGATTGGAAGAGTCGTGGATCCGCTGGGTCATCCCATTGACGGAAAGGGAGCCATTGAAACAGGCGAGACACGGCCCATCGAGTACCCCGCGCCGGGGGTGCTGCGCAGGCAGCCGGTCAAGGAGCCGCTGCAGACCGGAATCAAGGCGATCGACTCCATGATTCCTATCGGAAAGGGTCAGCGTGAGCTGATCATCGGCGACCGCCAGACCGGGAAAACGGCGCTTGCGGTAGACACGATTCTGAACCAGAAGGGGAAGGACGTTATCTGCGTTTACGTCGCGATCGGACAGAAGCAGTCCACCGTGGCGCAGCTGGTCAGCACACTGGAGCAGAAGGAAGCCATGAACTACACCATCGTGGTATCGGCGACCGCCAGCGCTGTCGCGCCGATGCAGTACATCGCGCCTTATGCCGGGTGTGCGATGGCGGAGTACTTTATGTATCAGGGAAAACATGTGCTGATTATCTACGACGATCTGTCCAAGCATGCGGTGGCGTACCGCGCCATGTCGCTGCTTCTGCGCAGACCGCCCGGGAGAGAGGCGTTCCCCGGAGATGTATTCTACCTTCATTCCAGACTTCTGGAGAGGGCCGCGAAGCTGTCGGAGGAGCTGGGAGGCGGATCGATTACGGCGCTGCCCATCATCGAGACTCAGGCGAACGACATTTCCGCATACATTCCGACGA
Protein-coding sequences here:
- the atpA gene encoding F0F1 ATP synthase subunit alpha is translated as MNLKPDEISGLIKDQIKNYRNEMEISDFGTVMQVGDGIARVYGLSHCMSGELLEFPNNVYGMALNLEEDNVGVVILGPYREIGEGDIVKPTGRVVEVPVGENMIGRVVDPLGHPIDGKGAIETGETRPIEYPAPGVLRRQPVKEPLQTGIKAIDSMIPIGKGQRELIIGDRQTGKTALAVDTILNQKGKDVICVYVAIGQKQSTVAQLVSTLEQKEAMNYTIVVSATASAVAPMQYIAPYAGCAMAEYFMYQGKHVLIIYDDLSKHAVAYRAMSLLLRRPPGREAFPGDVFYLHSRLLERAAKLSEELGGGSITALPIIETQANDISAYIPTNVISITDGQIFLETELFFAGQRPAINAGISVSRVGGSAQIKAMKRVSSKIKLMLAQYRELQNFSQFGSDIDADTKKRLDHGRILMEILKQGQYGPLDVADQVMIIYAASNGMLDDIPVTSVKEFERQFYVYMDDHYPEVKREIHTTGDFSEESEKLMRKGIEEFKKVGFING